One stretch of Pigmentiphaga aceris DNA includes these proteins:
- a CDS encoding A24 family peptidase, with protein MLGLLIGSFLNVVIVRLPRMMTRDWAAQCKAWQEAEAVQALEKVEALPTTERTVPAVPEAPEPPPERFDLAWPPSHCPQCSHRLRWHENLPVIGWLRLKGRCAHCANAIPWHYPAVEALTALLFAICAWQYGPSVAAVAAMGLCAALVALAFIDAQTSLLPDDITLPLLWAGLLLNISGMFAPLADAVLGAALGYGVLWVIFQAFRLATDKEGMGFGDFKLLAALGAWLGWRALPEILLFSSVAGVLVGGALLITGRAQRGDPLPFGPYLAMAGLACLLLRQNGVGLLGF; from the coding sequence TTGCTCGGGCTGCTGATCGGCAGCTTTCTGAATGTGGTGATCGTCCGCCTGCCGCGCATGATGACGCGCGACTGGGCGGCGCAATGCAAGGCCTGGCAGGAAGCCGAGGCGGTACAAGCGCTGGAAAAGGTCGAAGCGCTCCCCACCACTGAACGAACCGTGCCGGCTGTACCGGAGGCCCCCGAGCCACCCCCCGAGCGTTTCGATCTCGCCTGGCCACCGTCCCACTGCCCGCAATGCAGCCACCGCCTGCGCTGGCATGAAAATCTGCCGGTCATCGGCTGGCTGCGCCTGAAAGGCCGATGTGCCCACTGCGCGAATGCCATCCCCTGGCACTATCCGGCTGTCGAGGCGCTGACCGCACTGCTGTTTGCCATCTGCGCCTGGCAGTATGGCCCGAGCGTGGCGGCGGTAGCGGCCATGGGGCTGTGCGCCGCGCTGGTGGCCCTGGCCTTCATCGATGCGCAGACCTCGCTGCTGCCCGACGACATCACCCTGCCACTGCTGTGGGCCGGGCTGTTGCTTAATATAAGTGGCATGTTCGCGCCGCTTGCCGATGCTGTGCTTGGCGCGGCGCTGGGTTACGGCGTGTTATGGGTTATCTTTCAGGCGTTCCGGCTGGCGACGGACAAGGAAGGCATGGGCTTTGGTGACTTCAAGCTGCTGGCGGCGCTGGGCGCCTGGCTTGGCTGGCGGGCACTGCCGGAAATCCTGTTGTTTTCCTCGGTGGCCGGCGTGCTGGTCGGTGGGGCATTGTTGATCACTGGTCGTGCGCAGCGCGGCGATCCGCTGCCCTTTGGTCCTTATCTGGCAATGGCCGGTCTTGCTTGTTTGCTGCTCCGGCAAAACGGTGTGGGTTTGCTCGGTTTCTAG
- a CDS encoding copper resistance protein NlpE has translation MSALPQLSSLSAPLRRALPVLAIAGAALLSACSIPLPESRQNLSSDASRDTPAPPEARADNAFPAAPGISEAQSFRGVLPCADCAGQRVTLTLLPDQTWRLRRVYFGTPSGKDLSFTARGTWERSGERGRQLRLIGDANEGGLYEFTSTSQLRLLDLAGRPITSSLNYTLTQLPEADLIPELRK, from the coding sequence ATGTCTGCCCTACCCCAACTTTCCTCCTTGTCCGCCCCGCTGCGCCGCGCGCTGCCGGTCCTCGCCATCGCTGGCGCTGCCTTGCTAAGCGCGTGCAGCATTCCGTTGCCGGAAAGCAGGCAAAACCTGTCTTCCGATGCGTCGCGCGACACCCCCGCACCGCCGGAAGCCCGTGCCGACAATGCCTTCCCCGCCGCCCCCGGCATCAGCGAAGCACAAAGCTTCCGTGGCGTGCTGCCCTGCGCGGATTGCGCCGGACAACGTGTCACCCTGACCTTGCTGCCCGACCAGACCTGGCGCTTGCGCCGTGTCTACTTTGGCACCCCCAGCGGCAAAGACCTGAGCTTTACCGCTCGCGGCACCTGGGAACGCAGCGGCGAGCGTGGCCGTCAGTTGCGTTTGATCGGCGACGCCAACGAAGGTGGCCTGTACGAGTTCACCTCCACCAGCCAGTTGCGCCTGCTTGACCTGGCCGGCCGACCGATTACGTCCAGCCTGAACTACACGCTGACGCAGTTGCCCGAAGCCGATCTGATCCCCGAACTGCGCAAGTAA